One segment of Vulcanisaeta thermophila DNA contains the following:
- a CDS encoding glycosyltransferase produces MVLVSVVWLNYNSMRFRDIMLQSLDSFMSLDFDDYELIIVDNASSDGSFELIKRHVEEVKPSNLRVKFVRSDSNLGYAGGMNLGWDARDPEARYVAFVNNDLIAEPESLRRLVDAMEGDEKLGAASGLIYYGDGKTILTAGGYVSETWRAGNICNGALPEECPGIGREHYITWPSGEYMVVRVDAVRKAMPHGKPFINETFLYLDDNLLGLVLWNKGFRVKYIPVKTGKHHANMTTRGTTSTKYVNRSVAALMSILRTRYSNTVIQRLLVFKRSVGNKVLCNLGLDEYCARYVGFVDGIRLGKLLIDMLGILDLYRAPYVPVNTYEALYQVFSLKYGFKYSHGDLRLPGGLF; encoded by the coding sequence GTGGTTTTGGTCTCGGTGGTTTGGTTGAATTATAATAGCATGAGGTTTAGGGACATCATGCTCCAGAGTCTTGATTCCTTCATGAGCCTTGACTTCGACGACTACGAGCTAATCATTGTGGATAATGCATCGAGTGATGGTAGCTTCGAGTTGATAAAGAGGCATGTTGAGGAGGTGAAACCAAGCAACTTAAGGGTTAAGTTTGTTAGGAGTGATTCTAACCTCGGCTACGCAGGTGGTATGAACCTAGGGTGGGACGCAAGGGATCCAGAGGCAAGGTACGTGGCATTCGTGAATAATGACTTGATTGCAGAGCCTGAGTCATTGAGGAGGCTCGTGGATGCAATGGAGGGTGACGAGAAACTAGGTGCGGCGAGCGGGCTCATCTACTACGGCGATGGAAAAACCATACTCACGGCTGGTGGTTACGTCAGTGAGACTTGGAGAGCAGGAAATATTTGTAATGGGGCCTTACCCGAGGAGTGCCCGGGTATTGGCAGGGAGCACTACATAACATGGCCAAGCGGAGAATACATGGTGGTGAGGGTTGATGCAGTGAGGAAGGCAATGCCCCACGGCAAGCCATTCATAAACGAAACATTCCTATACCTAGACGACAACCTACTAGGACTGGTGCTATGGAACAAGGGATTCAGAGTGAAGTACATACCAGTGAAAACAGGAAAACACCACGCAAACATGACCACCAGAGGAACTACCTCTACTAAGTATGTAAACCGTAGTGTTGCGGCTTTAATGAGTATCTTGAGGACTCGGTATTCTAATACTGTTATTCAAAGGTTGCTGGTGTTTAAGAGGAGTGTTGGTAATAAGGTTCTCTGTAACCTAGGTTTAGATGAGTATTGTGCTAGGTATGTGGGTTTTGTTGATGGTATTAGGTTGGGTAAGTTGTTAATTGATATGCTGGGTATTTTGGATCTTTACAGGGCACCCTATGTCCCAGTCAATACCTACGAAGCCTTATACCAAGTATTTTCACTCAAATATGGGTTTAAGTATAGTCATGGTGACCTTAGGCTTCCTGGGGGGTTGTTTTGA
- a CDS encoding succinate dehydrogenase/fumarate reductase flavoprotein subunit, with protein MVEVLKYDIVIIGSGLAGLRAALQAAWTSGGRASIAILSKVQAMRSHSVSAEGGMSAVLYPKETNDSLELHAYDTIKGSDFLADQDAVELMVEMAPKEVRFFERIGVPWSRLPDGRMAQRPFGGMTIPRTTFAADKTGFFIMSTLYQNVLRFDNVHIYHEHFTTKFIVENGEFKGVTAIDLKTGEFKLFLAKAGIIATGGAGRLYRFTTTAHSTTGEVLAYAMRAGAAIKDMEFVQWHPTAMVPTGILITEGARGEGGYLINKEGERFMKRYAPSRMELAPRDIVSRAILTEIAQGRGWVHEESGMGYVGLDLRHLGEQVLNEKLPMIRELAYRYAGIDPLSEIIPVRPAVHYTMGGVHTDIMGRVLMADGTWIKGLWAAGEAASVSVHGANRLGSNSLTECAVWGRLTGEQAAKYVLENPAPITEGSVLEVAKREESRVFDKLLHKEVNAVSVYQVKRELQDIMEEHFGPFREGSKMSEGISKLTKLLDKVKSMRVEDTGRIYNQNLKDALEVEGMVELALVVGMGAYARTESRGAHYRLDYPKRDDENWLKHTLAYLYGGEIQLTYTPVRITKWKPEERKY; from the coding sequence GTGGTTGAGGTACTTAAATACGACATAGTCATTATAGGCTCGGGACTCGCCGGTTTAAGAGCCGCCCTCCAGGCAGCGTGGACCAGCGGTGGTAGAGCCTCGATCGCCATATTATCCAAGGTACAGGCCATGAGAAGCCACTCAGTCAGTGCCGAGGGCGGTATGAGCGCGGTTCTATACCCCAAGGAGACCAATGACAGCCTTGAGCTTCACGCCTACGACACAATAAAGGGCAGTGACTTCCTAGCGGACCAGGACGCGGTGGAGCTTATGGTCGAGATGGCGCCCAAGGAGGTTAGGTTCTTCGAGAGAATAGGCGTACCCTGGTCAAGACTACCCGACGGCAGGATGGCCCAGAGGCCCTTTGGTGGAATGACAATACCAAGGACCACATTCGCCGCCGACAAGACCGGGTTTTTCATAATGTCCACATTGTACCAAAACGTGCTTAGGTTTGACAATGTGCATATATACCACGAGCACTTCACCACAAAATTCATCGTAGAAAATGGGGAATTTAAGGGGGTAACGGCCATAGACCTGAAAACCGGGGAGTTCAAGCTATTCCTTGCGAAGGCGGGCATAATAGCCACGGGCGGCGCCGGTAGGCTATACCGATTCACAACGACTGCGCACTCCACCACAGGGGAGGTGCTGGCCTACGCCATGAGGGCTGGGGCGGCCATTAAGGATATGGAGTTCGTGCAATGGCACCCCACGGCCATGGTCCCCACGGGCATATTGATAACGGAGGGTGCGAGGGGCGAGGGTGGTTACTTGATTAATAAGGAGGGTGAGAGGTTCATGAAGAGGTACGCACCAAGTAGGATGGAACTGGCGCCCAGAGACATAGTGAGTAGGGCAATACTCACCGAGATAGCCCAGGGCAGGGGATGGGTGCATGAGGAGAGCGGTATGGGGTACGTGGGCCTGGACCTAAGGCACCTTGGAGAGCAAGTACTCAATGAGAAGTTACCAATGATTAGGGAGCTAGCCTACAGGTACGCGGGTATTGACCCACTAAGTGAGATAATACCCGTGAGACCCGCGGTCCACTACACCATGGGTGGCGTGCACACGGACATAATGGGTAGGGTGTTGATGGCGGATGGCACGTGGATCAAAGGCCTGTGGGCGGCTGGTGAGGCGGCCTCGGTCTCCGTCCACGGAGCCAACAGGCTCGGCAGTAACTCACTCACCGAGTGCGCGGTATGGGGTAGGTTGACTGGAGAGCAGGCTGCTAAGTACGTGCTCGAGAACCCAGCGCCCATTACCGAGGGCTCGGTCCTCGAGGTGGCCAAGAGGGAGGAGTCCAGGGTATTCGATAAACTACTGCACAAGGAGGTTAATGCGGTTTCCGTGTACCAGGTTAAGCGTGAGTTGCAGGACATAATGGAGGAGCACTTCGGACCCTTCAGGGAGGGTTCCAAGATGTCCGAGGGCATTTCCAAACTAACGAAGCTCCTCGATAAGGTTAAGTCCATGAGGGTTGAGGATACGGGCAGGATATACAACCAAAACCTCAAGGACGCCCTCGAGGTGGAGGGGATGGTGGAACTCGCCCTGGTGGTGGGCATGGGCGCCTATGCGAGGACGGAGTCGCGCGGTGCGCATTACAGGCTTGACTACCCCAAGAGGGATGATGAGAATTGGCTAAAGCACACCCTGGCTTACCTCTACGGCGGTGAAATACAACTGACGTACACACCCGTTAGGATAACTAAGTGGAAGCCTGAGGAGAGGAAGTACTGA
- a CDS encoding DUF211 domain-containing protein, whose product MPGIRRLVLDVDIPSSVSIVELAQRISGINGVKSVNITVTDTDVEVLGLVIIIEGDDVDYDRVRGVIEDLGGAIRSIDQVIAGEYIVELDQRFLRER is encoded by the coding sequence TTGCCGGGGATAAGGAGGCTTGTTCTTGATGTAGATATACCCAGTTCCGTATCAATAGTGGAACTGGCTCAGAGGATTAGTGGGATTAATGGCGTTAAGTCAGTGAATATTACCGTGACCGACACCGATGTTGAGGTACTGGGACTCGTAATAATCATTGAGGGCGATGACGTGGATTATGACCGTGTTAGGGGTGTGATTGAGGATCTAGGCGGCGCCATTAGGAGCATTGACCAGGTAATTGCCGGTGAGTACATTGTGGAGCTTGATCAGAGGTTTCTCAGGGAGAGGTGA
- a CDS encoding glycosyltransferase — MRIGVAMPIYPPQYGGGVKNAREILIRLTRDFEITLFPTSDTLLTIREDDDKERILRALETYESIGIEVCDKFHDVLREFKPMSTFGKILNVITLNLTRQLTSRYLKCGNKLNFIVDLLFVLPDVVLLSKLSDGKYGFIHQSNVTARTLISRLWKATRYTGINKDLPYQLMTQVPPTFNNHINLERLLRTNPKPRFVALISKGQAELLGFCNHLPCVVLDPSNAVDPELLRHRTGRKEDYLVFYARLHPEKGLYEIPRIISIIRNEYDKHVKLKIMGAFQSKTTEKIFWKLVSKYGVNNNIEYLGFVNEEVKHEVAARARALIYPSHSDYFSLVLLETITLGTIAVAYKIPGPYSTFSELPAIKFVPEFSIKNMANMLIEVLKMDDNEYQEIINNDAVMKFITKHLSWDNVANQIKNLIIRNLKTTPQEA, encoded by the coding sequence ATGAGGATTGGCGTGGCAATGCCCATATACCCACCACAATACGGAGGCGGAGTTAAAAACGCCCGTGAAATACTGATACGATTAACTAGGGACTTCGAAATAACGCTATTCCCCACCTCAGACACACTCCTAACGATCAGGGAAGACGATGATAAAGAAAGAATACTAAGGGCCCTAGAAACCTACGAATCGATAGGAATAGAAGTATGCGACAAATTCCACGACGTACTAAGGGAGTTTAAACCCATGAGTACTTTCGGGAAGATACTAAACGTAATTACACTAAACCTCACAAGGCAATTAACGAGCAGGTACCTAAAGTGCGGAAACAAGCTGAACTTCATTGTGGACCTACTCTTCGTACTACCAGATGTGGTACTACTCAGCAAGTTAAGCGATGGTAAGTACGGCTTTATACACCAGTCAAATGTTACGGCAAGAACCTTAATATCAAGGCTTTGGAAAGCCACCAGGTACACGGGCATAAATAAAGACTTACCATACCAACTAATGACCCAGGTACCACCCACATTCAACAACCACATAAACCTAGAAAGACTACTGAGGACAAACCCAAAACCAAGGTTCGTGGCATTAATAAGCAAGGGACAAGCGGAGCTCCTGGGCTTCTGCAACCACCTACCATGCGTAGTACTGGACCCGTCAAATGCCGTGGACCCAGAATTACTGAGACATAGGACCGGTAGGAAAGAGGACTACTTAGTATTTTATGCCAGGCTACACCCAGAGAAGGGGCTTTACGAAATACCGAGAATAATCTCCATAATAAGGAATGAGTATGATAAGCACGTGAAATTGAAAATAATGGGCGCATTCCAAAGCAAAACCACAGAGAAGATATTCTGGAAACTAGTGAGTAAGTATGGCGTAAACAACAACATAGAGTACCTAGGTTTCGTGAATGAGGAGGTGAAGCACGAAGTCGCGGCAAGGGCAAGGGCACTCATATACCCATCACACTCAGACTACTTCTCCCTGGTCCTCCTCGAAACAATAACCCTGGGAACCATCGCAGTAGCCTATAAAATACCAGGGCCATACTCCACCTTCTCAGAACTCCCAGCAATAAAATTCGTACCAGAATTCTCAATAAAAAACATGGCAAATATGTTGATTGAAGTATTAAAGATGGATGACAACGAATACCAGGAAATAATCAACAATGATGCAGTCATGAAATTCATAACCAAGCACCTATCCTGGGACAACGTAGCAAACCAAATAAAAAACCTAATAATAAGAAACCTCAAAACAACCCCCCAGGAAGCCTAA
- a CDS encoding Clp1/GlmU family protein, which yields MGVVVNVGGGTLVVEGPATVRVVSGSCDVLGCPLSGEFSIEEFRAVPIRGNCSLSIEGGVFRYFSEDTIPREWDSVDNLEGIALVIGGVDSGKTTLVTYLLNKYVTRGLGVCVVDADVGQSSIGPPGVVGLSCIGLPTPSLDLLHMTAGYFVGCTSPSQCIGRFLSGVSVMVREALASRPALVLVDMPGWVDAGGVELIRDVIDAVAADYVISIELNRRFQVQTIKLPRPRYVRARGPSERRELRVRLLRRYLSNLRSFDVGLDRVLGNYIIECLAENCGEYVIDGGVDRVVRGGTVRVPPELLRNVFVGLYRRGFLVGFGIIREFDFRGGVAHALVTTEDFERAVAGRMRVDADSLEELEPLPLS from the coding sequence ATGGGCGTGGTTGTTAATGTTGGTGGTGGTACGTTGGTCGTTGAGGGGCCCGCCACTGTTAGGGTGGTTTCTGGGTCCTGTGATGTGCTGGGTTGCCCATTAAGTGGTGAGTTTAGTATTGAGGAGTTTAGGGCTGTGCCCATTAGGGGTAATTGCTCACTGAGCATCGAGGGTGGTGTTTTTAGGTACTTTAGTGAGGATACCATACCCAGGGAGTGGGACAGCGTGGATAACCTCGAGGGCATAGCCCTGGTAATTGGCGGTGTTGATTCGGGCAAGACCACGTTGGTTACCTACCTACTTAATAAGTACGTTACCAGGGGGTTGGGCGTGTGCGTGGTGGATGCTGACGTGGGCCAGTCATCCATTGGCCCGCCGGGCGTTGTGGGGTTGTCGTGCATTGGTCTTCCCACACCATCATTGGATTTACTTCACATGACCGCTGGGTATTTTGTGGGGTGTACGAGTCCCTCTCAGTGTATTGGTAGGTTCCTCAGTGGTGTTTCTGTAATGGTTAGGGAGGCCCTTGCCTCTAGGCCGGCTTTGGTGCTTGTTGATATGCCTGGTTGGGTTGATGCGGGTGGTGTTGAGTTGATTAGGGATGTGATTGATGCGGTAGCCGCTGATTATGTAATCTCCATTGAGCTTAACCGCAGGTTTCAGGTACAGACTATTAAGTTGCCGAGGCCTAGGTACGTCAGGGCTAGGGGGCCCAGTGAGAGGAGGGAGTTGAGGGTGCGTTTGCTTAGGAGGTACCTTAGTAACCTACGGAGTTTCGATGTGGGTTTGGATAGGGTGCTTGGTAATTACATAATTGAGTGTCTTGCTGAGAATTGTGGTGAGTATGTTATTGATGGGGGTGTGGATAGGGTGGTGCGTGGTGGTACGGTTAGGGTACCCCCCGAACTCCTTAGGAATGTATTCGTGGGTTTGTACCGAAGGGGCTTCCTAGTGGGCTTTGGGATAATCAGGGAGTTTGACTTCAGGGGTGGGGTGGCGCATGCCCTGGTTACCACTGAGGATTTTGAGAGGGCAGTGGCTGGTAGGATGAGGGTTGATGCTGATAGTTTGGAGGAGCTTGAGCCCTTGCCCCTTAGTTAA
- a CDS encoding DUF2258 domain-containing protein — protein sequence MSWKPVEDVERDKERAAEYEKLYSGFTMQGPLTVELRTGIIIAARFADKIRRAAFAAFSKTVPEDVILRDVGEFNKVVYDEMIKRGIDKLALVRISVVVSYDPKANKLNFTQLKIERLYTEDEVNKIIEDKCGELERKLEQIRNILSGI from the coding sequence ATGTCTTGGAAGCCAGTGGAGGACGTGGAAAGAGATAAAGAGAGGGCCGCAGAGTATGAGAAATTATATAGTGGGTTCACGATGCAGGGACCACTCACTGTGGAGTTAAGGACAGGTATAATAATAGCGGCTAGGTTCGCTGATAAGATAAGGAGGGCCGCCTTCGCCGCATTTTCAAAAACCGTGCCCGAGGACGTGATACTTAGGGATGTGGGTGAGTTTAATAAGGTGGTTTATGATGAGATGATTAAGAGGGGCATTGATAAGCTGGCCCTGGTCAGGATAAGCGTTGTGGTTAGTTACGATCCAAAGGCCAACAAACTCAATTTCACTCAATTAAAGATTGAAAGGTTATACACAGAGGATGAAGTGAATAAGATAATTGAGGATAAGTGTGGTGAGTTGGAGAGGAAGTTGGAGCAAATAAGGAATATACTGAGTGGTATTTAA
- a CDS encoding succinate dehydrogenase iron-sulfur subunit translates to MPTITVRVKRFDGKTTWWQEYKVDVKGLKISVLDVLLRIKEEQDPTLAVRYSCRMAICGSCGMVINGKPRLACETLLEELETDVVTVEPMWNYRVIKDLVADTEPMLMRLREVKPYILRDTKEIFESDIEYGQKPEELNKYLNFAYCIECGLCYSACPVAASDKLFLGPMILAAAYRWSADSRDRGWPERMKIVNSDVGVWSCIVAYSCSAVCPRNVDPGFAIQQLKKAILLRRKKL, encoded by the coding sequence ATGCCCACGATAACCGTGAGGGTTAAGAGGTTTGATGGTAAAACCACCTGGTGGCAGGAGTACAAGGTCGATGTTAAGGGGTTGAAGATATCCGTGCTTGACGTATTGCTTAGGATTAAGGAGGAGCAGGACCCCACACTAGCCGTTAGGTATAGCTGTAGAATGGCAATCTGCGGCTCCTGCGGTATGGTCATTAACGGTAAGCCAAGGCTTGCATGCGAAACCCTTCTTGAGGAGCTTGAGACGGATGTGGTGACTGTGGAGCCCATGTGGAATTATAGGGTTATTAAGGACTTGGTTGCTGATACGGAGCCTATGCTAATGAGGCTTAGAGAGGTTAAGCCATACATACTTCGTGATACTAAGGAAATCTTCGAATCAGACATTGAGTATGGGCAGAAACCCGAGGAGTTGAATAAGTACCTAAACTTCGCCTACTGCATCGAATGTGGGCTATGCTACTCAGCATGCCCGGTGGCTGCCTCTGACAAGTTATTCCTAGGACCCATGATACTAGCAGCAGCGTATAGGTGGAGTGCAGATTCCAGGGATAGGGGTTGGCCCGAGAGGATGAAGATAGTTAATAGTGATGTGGGTGTCTGGTCATGCATAGTGGCATATTCATGCTCAGCCGTTTGTCCCAGGAATGTTGATCCTGGATTTGCAATTCAGCAGTTGAAGAAGGCAATACTTTTAAGAAGGAAGAAACTATAG
- a CDS encoding Trm112 family protein: protein MKYRLMDVLACPYDKTFPLKLVVIREKEYPERKYEWDKPFCEEYCGLLNVYVKKHPNPRELPCEECIKREVVEGILYCPKCGRWYPIKDEIPILLPDELRNRDEDRAFLERIRDDLMRVNPELGNKIIKEGRPVNLTA, encoded by the coding sequence ATGAAGTACAGATTAATGGATGTCCTTGCATGCCCGTACGACAAGACCTTCCCGCTTAAGTTAGTGGTTATTAGGGAGAAGGAGTACCCCGAGCGTAAGTATGAGTGGGATAAGCCGTTTTGCGAGGAGTACTGCGGCTTATTGAATGTTTACGTGAAGAAACACCCAAACCCTCGTGAACTACCCTGTGAGGAGTGCATTAAGAGGGAGGTTGTGGAGGGCATATTGTACTGCCCCAAGTGTGGTAGGTGGTACCCCATTAAGGACGAGATCCCCATCCTCCTCCCCGATGAGTTGAGGAATAGGGATGAGGATAGGGCATTCCTCGAGAGGATTAGGGATGATTTAATGAGGGTTAACCCCGAACTGGGTAATAAAATCATTAAAGAGGGCAGACCCGTAAATCTCACGGCATAA
- a CDS encoding haloacid dehalogenase produces the protein MINVESIRNRLRELEKARDEIIETGIKVNRLSKSVIYSLIRGDVETARKYIREMNDMVGKLRELVGRYPMYYGNAEVSFQEYVEAMAMWYYITEGRLPSPEELGVDAVPYVNGIADFTGELSRKATEEMIRGNLDFALRVKGVMEELYLDLLSLEPRDFEMRKKVDYVSSNINWLNEKIFYKTLNPTRQVQT, from the coding sequence ATGATAAACGTTGAGAGTATTAGGAATAGACTTAGGGAGTTGGAGAAGGCTAGGGATGAGATCATCGAGACTGGTATTAAGGTGAATAGGCTCTCTAAGTCCGTAATATACTCGTTAATAAGGGGTGATGTGGAGACCGCACGTAAATACATTAGGGAGATGAATGACATGGTTGGTAAGTTGAGGGAGTTAGTGGGTAGGTACCCCATGTACTACGGTAATGCTGAGGTTAGTTTTCAGGAGTATGTGGAGGCCATGGCCATGTGGTACTACATAACCGAAGGTAGGCTACCAAGCCCTGAGGAGTTGGGCGTCGATGCCGTGCCCTACGTAAACGGCATTGCGGACTTCACAGGTGAGTTGAGTAGGAAGGCCACTGAGGAGATGATAAGGGGTAACCTAGACTTCGCACTCAGGGTCAAGGGAGTCATGGAGGAGCTTTACCTGGACCTACTGAGCCTTGAGCCCAGGGACTTCGAGATGAGGAAGAAGGTGGATTACGTCTCGTCAAACATAAACTGGCTCAATGAGAAGATATTCTACAAAACCCTAAACCCAACTAGGCAAGTACAAACCTAA
- a CDS encoding glycerate kinase type-2 family protein produces MVNELLNELVNLILRSSNLYNRVLNAVQASSDGLRIMGHRVSKFYLVALGKGSLQMAKAIEDVAGDRIIDGIAVAPKGLGGKLSRTRVIESTHPLPSEDSVRAGQEILNLLSNVRPGDYVLFLISGGGSALVEVPEDGLSLNDIVEVNRILLRSGATIHEMNTVRKHLSRTKGGKLALEVVRRGGFVISLMASDVPGDDPSTIASGPTVPDPTTYVDAINILRRRGVWDEMPSNVRRYLEEGAKGLREETPKELRNTWNYVIASNMDVLNDIRDFARSRGLDALILTSRMDGESREVGRYLASIALEARFRGVPIRRGFIISGGEPTVTVRGKGRGGRTTELCTGFALGVRGVDGVSILSIATDGIDGNMDAAGCVADGDTVDQASRLGVDVFEELNNNNTAVIYERLGKLIRTGWTGSNLNIVSVVMVNT; encoded by the coding sequence ATGGTTAATGAATTACTTAATGAGCTTGTGAATTTAATACTAAGGTCATCAAACCTGTACAACAGGGTTCTCAATGCAGTGCAAGCCTCAAGCGATGGGTTGAGGATCATGGGGCACAGGGTGAGTAAATTCTACCTAGTGGCCCTGGGCAAGGGCTCCCTACAGATGGCCAAGGCCATTGAGGATGTTGCTGGTGATAGGATTATCGATGGTATAGCCGTAGCCCCAAAGGGCCTGGGGGGTAAGTTAAGCAGGACTAGGGTGATTGAATCCACACACCCACTACCCAGTGAGGATAGTGTAAGGGCTGGCCAGGAAATCCTGAATCTACTAAGCAATGTGAGGCCTGGGGATTACGTATTATTCCTAATAAGCGGTGGCGGGTCAGCACTCGTGGAGGTTCCAGAGGATGGGTTAAGCCTCAATGATATCGTGGAGGTCAACAGAATCCTCCTTAGAAGCGGCGCCACAATCCACGAGATGAATACCGTGAGAAAACACCTATCAAGGACCAAGGGGGGTAAGTTAGCGCTCGAGGTTGTGAGGAGGGGTGGCTTCGTAATATCACTAATGGCCAGTGACGTGCCAGGCGATGACCCATCAACAATAGCCAGCGGACCCACGGTGCCGGACCCAACCACCTACGTGGATGCCATAAACATACTAAGGAGGAGGGGCGTTTGGGATGAGATGCCGAGTAATGTTAGGAGGTACCTTGAGGAGGGCGCCAAGGGCCTTAGGGAGGAGACGCCCAAGGAGTTGCGCAATACCTGGAACTACGTAATAGCCAGCAACATGGACGTGCTCAACGACATAAGGGATTTCGCAAGGTCCAGGGGCTTAGACGCATTAATATTAACTTCCAGGATGGATGGGGAGTCGAGGGAGGTGGGTAGGTACCTGGCAAGTATTGCCCTCGAGGCCAGGTTTAGGGGCGTGCCCATTAGGAGGGGCTTCATCATAAGTGGTGGTGAGCCCACGGTCACGGTCAGGGGCAAAGGCAGGGGTGGTAGGACCACGGAGCTATGCACAGGCTTCGCACTGGGTGTTAGGGGCGTTGATGGTGTTTCCATACTCTCCATAGCCACCGACGGCATTGACGGCAACATGGACGCGGCAGGCTGCGTGGCTGATGGGGATACGGTTGACCAAGCATCCAGGTTGGGTGTGGATGTTTTTGAGGAATTGAATAATAACAATACAGCGGTTATTTACGAGAGGCTAGGCAAATTAATAAGGACGGGCTGGACAGGGAGCAACCTGAACATAGTATCCGTGGTCATGGTGAATACTTAA
- a CDS encoding SagB/ThcOx family dehydrogenase — MCIEGLRGRIPREALEKFLKYINEDVGVACDYLMRHYRDEPWPRRTGAMPPIRRSRGNVRVELPQPKQPTMPVGQAIVRRRSADDFTGGPIGIDDLSTVLYLSVGITGWTWAYGEEKFPLRAYPSAGALQPVEVYPVINNVLGLKQGLYRYEPFTHSLEVLRLGSFGKLMAELALNQDHVSRAAAVLVFTVYYARTRWKYWKRSLRYVLLDAGAAMENAYLASVSLGLGVRAVGAFYDDELCGFLGIDCVNEFPVVMVLIGRGVFSS; from the coding sequence ATGTGCATTGAGGGGTTACGTGGCAGGATACCCAGGGAGGCCTTGGAGAAATTCCTCAAGTACATAAACGAGGATGTTGGTGTGGCCTGCGACTACTTAATGAGGCATTACAGGGATGAGCCATGGCCCCGCAGAACCGGTGCCATGCCACCAATAAGGAGAAGCCGCGGTAACGTAAGGGTTGAGTTGCCACAGCCTAAGCAGCCCACTATGCCCGTGGGCCAGGCCATTGTGAGGAGAAGGAGTGCTGATGATTTCACTGGGGGGCCCATAGGCATTGATGACTTGTCGACAGTGCTTTACCTGTCCGTGGGCATCACGGGGTGGACCTGGGCATATGGTGAGGAGAAGTTCCCACTGAGGGCCTACCCATCAGCTGGTGCCCTGCAGCCCGTTGAGGTTTACCCAGTTATCAATAATGTTCTGGGGTTAAAGCAGGGCTTGTACAGGTACGAGCCCTTCACACACTCGCTGGAGGTTTTGAGGCTGGGTTCATTTGGTAAGTTAATGGCTGAGTTGGCCCTTAATCAGGACCACGTTTCAAGGGCGGCCGCCGTCCTGGTGTTCACCGTTTACTACGCAAGGACCAGGTGGAAATATTGGAAGCGTAGTTTGAGGTACGTGCTACTTGATGCTGGTGCCGCTATGGAGAATGCATACCTAGCCTCCGTGAGCCTCGGCCTTGGTGTTCGTGCCGTGGGTGCCTTCTATGATGATGAGTTATGTGGGTTTCTGGGTATTGATTGTGTTAATGAGTTTCCTGTGGTTATGGTTTTGATAGGTAGGGGTGTGTTTTCAAGTTGA